DNA sequence from the Candidatus Cloacimonadota bacterium genome:
TGGTCATCCAGGATTTGGTGAACTACGGCTACATCGAGCCCCGTGACAATCCGGTGGACATCACTGTCAACGGTAACCTGGTCAATTACGGCACCATCCGGCTATACGTCAACTGGACCATGAACCTCTACTGCCGCGGAAACATCAGCAACTACGGCAGTATCAACAACCGGAATGTATATATGGATGGAACCGCGGACCAGTATCTCCTCAACGCCGGCAGCATCAGCGTTGAAAGCTTCCAGTTGGTTTCGGAGCTGGGGCCCGCCCAGTGGTATTTCAACGGCAGCCTCTACAGCGCGGATGTTTTAACCAACCGGACTATCAACCCCAACACACTGGGCGTGTGGCAGCCTTTGGCAGGAACGGTTTTGGGGCGCCTGATCACCATAGGCAGCGGTCTGGCGGAGTTGGATGCTCCGGGCAACTTACAGGCCTTTCTGCTGGGAACTGAGGCCAAACTGCAGTGGGATCAGGTGCCGGGCGCTGTCTATTATAACGTTTACGCCAGTTCCGATCCTTACGCCCTTTTTCCCGCCGACTGGGAAACTCCCATCAAAGCCCACGATCCCGATCTCGCTGATGGCATCGTGCGCCTCGATCTGTCCGGAGCAGAACCGTACAAGTTCTACCGGGTGACGGCAGGCAACACTATGCCCTGATCCCAACGGGTTTTCTGACCGGCCCTGACAGCCATACCTGCCGGAACAGGCTGTTGAATGTTTATCCACTTGTGGTGGAAGGGGGTGGTGTTTGCGTCCCGGACTCGGGACGATCATAGCTTTAAGAATAGCTAAAAACGGCTCTCTTTAAAACCGGATGGGTAGCCCGGAGAGCCGAACAAACGTCATCCCGGACGTCACCGAGCTTGCGAGGTGACTTTGATCCGGGATCCATAAATAGATGAAACTGGATTCCGGGTCAAGCCCGGAATGACGCGGGTTGGGGTTGGATGGTGGTTTATAGGCTATTCCGTCCGGTCTGGATTCCGGGTCGAGCCCGGAATGACGTGGGTTTGTGGAATACGTGCTGGGCCATGGCCCCTACGAACAGGTCGAGCCCGGAATGACGTGGGTTTATGGGTGGGCAGTATGTTGTTGCTATTGTAACGAGGGGCTTACGCTCCCTCGCTATAGTTATGTCGCCCTACGGGCTTGAAACAATCGATATCCCACTCCGGTATGTCGCATAACAAGTTACGAACCCGGGCCACAATCCTGACTCCTCCTTTGCCCCATCTCATTCACATCCCATTCACTTCCCGCTTAGTTCCCGCCCGTCAAACGGGAACTTAACGGGAGGCAAAAAGGAGGCGAGTGGGATGGGGCAAAGGGCCAATCACGCTGATTTATTGGGAAAATCCAGAGTAAACACCCTATCAGGCTCTCCAAAGCATTGTTGCTGACCTCATGACCAAGCCCGTGAGTTAAGAAAAACAACAGTGGGTAATCAAGGATAATCTGAGAATAATGAAAATATATCTTGACATGAAATCAGGAAAATTAATAATGACCTTGACTTTATTAAGGAGTAGATCATGGAAATCACATCCTGTCCGATCTGCAAACAGGAACTCGCGGTCCGGGAACTCTACTGTCCAGCCTGCGAAGTCAGTTACAGAGGGAATTTCAGCCAGAGCTGGCTGGGCGGGCTCAACCCCCGGCAGCTGGAATTCGTGAAGCTGTTCATAATCGTCCAGGGCAACATCAAAGAGATGGAAAAGCGCCTGGGCATCTCGTATCCCACGGTGAAGAACCGGCTAGCGGAGATAATCAGCGTTATCGCAAGCGAAAGCCCGTCCGATGAGGATTTCAGCGACATCCTCAGCGATCTGGACCAGGGCTTCATTTCCGTGGAGGAAGCCATCAGCATGATAGACACAAGGAGGAAATCATGAAAACGGCAAACATTAAACTCGACTATGACTTCGCGGGCAAGGACACCGTGGAGATCGAAAACAAAATGGCGCCCCTTCACATCGGGCGTTCCGAATCCGGCCAGGTGGAAATCCGGGCCGAACTCAGCATCCATTCATTCGTTCCCGGGACCGACATGGCGGAGAATTTCCACGTTGGGGAGGAAGGCGGCACCTTGAAAATCTATCTGGAGAGAATCCCGGAACTGGCCGAATCCTTCATGGGAACAGGCCGCTCTCAGGTTTGGATACGGGTTCCCCAGGGCGCCGCGGTGATCGCCAAAGCTGACAACCTGCCCATCAGGGCGGAAGGGATCGCCGGCTCGCTGGCGCTGCACAACGAAAACGGCTCCCTGAAGCTGGAAGACTGCGAAGGACACATCCATCTGAAGAACGAGAACGGCTCCACCAAGCTGAAAACCTGCAGCGGCGATTTCAAGATTCGCCTTGAAAATGGTCCCCTGTCTGCGGAAAAGCTCAGCGGCGCCAATCTGGAGGTGAAATCCGAAAACGGCCCCGTGAAGCTTCGCCTGGCCAGTTTCGCCCGGGCGAAGGTCAGCAACGAGAACGGCGTGATCTTCTATGAAAGCCTGCCCTTGGACAGCGGCGACCTGGAGTTCGTGAACGAAAACGGGGTCGTGAAACTCGTGCTGGCCGAGGAGCAAAACTTCGAAATGACGGCCGAAACGAGCGTGGGTAGCATTTCCGTCACAGGTGGCAGCGAAGGCGACTCCGGCGCAGGCGGGCTCAAGTCGAGGGGGGAAACCGAAAACGGGGTTCGCAGGGAAATCATCAGCAGGGGAGAGGGCGGCCTCAAGATCAGCGTAAGAACCGAAAACGGCGTGATCAAGCTGAACGCCGACGGCAACAACGACATGAACTTCGTGAAGATGAAGGTCAACGACCTCAAGGGCGCGATCGGCAATGCGGTTGGCGAAGAAGACATGGAAAAGGTGAGGGCCGCCCTGAACTCCGCCACGGCGGCGGTGGAAAAGGCGATAGGCTCCATCAGCGAGGAAAAGATCAAGGAAAAGCTCAGCGGCGCGCTGGGCAAGCTCCAGAAAACCGTGGAAGGCTTCGATTTCAAGGAAACCTCGGACAAGGTGGTGAAGACGGTGG
Encoded proteins:
- a CDS encoding DUF2089 domain-containing protein codes for the protein MEITSCPICKQELAVRELYCPACEVSYRGNFSQSWLGGLNPRQLEFVKLFIIVQGNIKEMEKRLGISYPTVKNRLAEIISVIASESPSDEDFSDILSDLDQGFISVEEAISMIDTRRKS
- a CDS encoding DUF4097 family beta strand repeat protein, encoding MKTANIKLDYDFAGKDTVEIENKMAPLHIGRSESGQVEIRAELSIHSFVPGTDMAENFHVGEEGGTLKIYLERIPELAESFMGTGRSQVWIRVPQGAAVIAKADNLPIRAEGIAGSLALHNENGSLKLEDCEGHIHLKNENGSTKLKTCSGDFKIRLENGPLSAEKLSGANLEVKSENGPVKLRLASFARAKVSNENGVIFYESLPLDSGDLEFVNENGVVKLVLAEEQNFEMTAETSVGSISVTGGSEGDSGAGGLKSRGETENGVRREIISRGEGGLKISVRTENGVIKLNADGNNDMNFVKMKVNDLKGAIGNAVGEEDMEKVRAALNSATAAVEKAIGSISEEKIKEKLSGALGKLQKTVEGFDFKETSDKVVKTVDQIGDEVTETLKNVFRKAKDSDDRPGKEQFSGSEDYSEPGILKEFIRKTVDATIAKAQGKGLSDSEKQAVDERSRVKILEMLESGKITAEEAERLLKAIDG